A stretch of the Thermococcus sp. genome encodes the following:
- a CDS encoding universal stress protein, translating to MVRFASFISQKFKNIAGNRYEEILKSYEDFFLTEGEMVIPDVGSVLIALDRYSEEVPSEVYEAISAYPNAGFLVVYVVDENVLRLIRSTLGDKEAQKFQEKEEQLAEERLSKVEKKLRELGISPRRGRVFGDKGEYLEELTGKYDLLVISKHYGSETTKTHPISPVVFRVVQGIKKPVVIY from the coding sequence ATGGTGCGATTTGCTAGCTTCATAAGCCAGAAGTTCAAAAACATCGCTGGAAACAGGTACGAGGAGATACTGAAATCCTACGAGGATTTCTTCCTGACGGAGGGGGAGATGGTCATTCCTGACGTTGGCTCCGTTCTTATTGCCCTTGACAGATACAGTGAGGAGGTTCCAAGTGAAGTTTATGAGGCTATATCTGCCTATCCCAATGCCGGATTTCTGGTTGTCTATGTGGTAGATGAAAATGTTCTACGCCTCATACGGAGCACTCTTGGGGATAAGGAAGCTCAAAAGTTCCAGGAGAAGGAGGAACAGTTGGCGGAGGAGAGGCTGTCAAAGGTTGAGAAGAAACTCCGAGAACTTGGGATTTCACCGAGGAGGGGGCGGGTCTTTGGGGACAAGGGTGAATACCTTGAGGAACTCACTGGAAAATACGACCTTCTGGTGATCTCAAAACACTACGGTTCCGAAACCACGAAGACCCATCCCATAAGCCCCGTTGTTTTCAGGGTTGTCCAAGGCATTAAGAAGCCTGTTGTAATCTACTGA